The genomic region GTGTGACGTGACAACCGCACCGGGTAGACATCGATCACCTGTTGCAGGTCAGCTCGCTGCTCCTCCGGGATAACACTGTTGGTGAGCTCGATAAGCTGATCTACCGTCTTGATGGAGACATATCCATTGCCAGGAAGAATCCGTTCCAGCAGGGCAACCAGCAGAGCATGAGGCAGGATAATCCCCTGGATGACGATCCCTTTGCCCGTGCCTGCGGCGATCTCCTGTAGAACGGTCCGGAAGAAGCCTTCGGCATCATCACCGTAACCGGTCACATCCAGCAGATCGGTGAATTTAGCCTCGCCTCTTTCTGAGGTGACCTGCTCCCAGAATTCAGCTTGGGCAAATCCGCTCCCCTGATAGACCTGTAAAAACTCTTCGGTGCAATCGATCAAGGTTTGCAGGTCCATCGTCTCTTTCTTGAGGGAATTTTTGAAAATGACGGTCATCGTCCCGTTGTCGTACTGTTCCATTGAGCAGCTCCCAGAGAAATTTTGGCCTTTCGACTCAGTGGCAAGACCCGGAGTCAGCTCTTTATCAACCGACAATCGGCCGGATTCATCCGGATATATACTTCTTCACCCCGCTTCAATGGTACGCGGCGGGCAAGCACGATAACGTGCAACATCGAACCATCATGCAACTCGACATAATAGCTTACTTCTCCCCCCATGTAACTCCGATCACGAACTTCGCCGAACAGGTAATTCATGTTCTCTTCCTGTTCGCCAAACTCCGACTTCAGTCCTATTTTCAACTGTTGCGCTCTAACAACCACCTCAGCATTATCTCCACGATCGAAGTCGATCGCCGGTGAAGCAAGGAAGGTTTCCCCGCTTGCCAAGTGAACCTGCATGAAACCGTCCATTGCCCGGTCGACCACCACCGGAATAAAATTGGGGTGGCCGAGGAAATCAGCGACAAAATGGTTGGTGAAACTGTTGTAGACTTCTTCCGGTGCCCCTTCCTGCTGCTTGACCCCCTGGTTCAGGACGATAATCTTATCCGACATAGAGAGCGCCTCACGCTGGTCATGGGTGACGAAAATGGTGGTGACACCGATATCCTGCTGCAGATTGTCTATTTCGCGCCGCATGTCCTCACGCAGATTTTCATCCAGCGCTGATAAGGGCTCGTCCATCAGCAGTACATCCGGTTCGATAACGATGGCTCGCGCCAGGGCGATTCGCTGCTGCTGCCCTCCTGAAAGCTGTGAAGGCATGCGTTTCTCCACACCGGGCAGGCGCACCAGCTCCAGGGCTTTATACACCCTCTCTCGCATCTCCTCCTTGCTCACCCCGCGGTACTTGAGGCCAAAGGCGACGTTGTCGAAGATGCTTTTGTGCGGGAACAGGGCATAATTCTGGAAGATCATCCCGAGGTTACGTTTGTGAATCGGAACATCGTTGATCCGCTTGCCATTGATGTAAATGTCCCCTTCCGTCGGGGTTTCCAGCCCCGCTATCATTCTTAACAGGGTTGTCTTACCGCAGCCGGACGGCCCGAGGAGGGTGACCAGGGACCCTTCGGCGATATCGATATCGACATTGTCGACTGCCGTCACCTCACCGAAGCGCTTTACGATTCCCCGAAATTTAACGAACGCGGGATCTTTTTCCTTCATCAAAATATATCCTGTTTATTCAATCAGAAAACTGGGCAGAAAGGCATTCAAAAGAATGCAAAAGCCTGAACACCTTTCTGCCCAAACAGTGGTTTAGGCTCCAGCTTTGATGCGGTCCCACTTCTCTCCCCATTCAAGTTGTTTGCTGTTCCAGTAAACGGGATCAGCGAACAGGAAGCCTTTAAGTGTCCCGGTCGGATCGAATGCTGGCAGCTTCTTAATTTCATCCGGCATCTCTATTTTGGTCGGATCCAGACTCGGCGGATAATTCTGGCCCTTAGCCACGGCGATGGCAGCATTGGGCTCGAGCATGAAGTTGAGCAGTTTCTGGGCGAGCTCCATGTCGCTGCCCTTGATCACGTACATATACTCCATCCAGGAGTAGGTATTGTTCGGTGCCAGATAGCCGATATTATGCCCCTGCTGCTGCAGGGCAGCGACACGGCCTGACCAGGCCACGGTCGCGTCAATCTCGCCGTTAGCGAGCAGGCTCATCAATTCGGAGCCGGACGCCCAGTACTTCTTCATCAGGCCGCGCTGTTCCTCGAGCGCATCCCAGACATCGTTGACATTGGTGATGTTATTGGGGCTCTGACCGGTGTGCAGGGCCGCATACCACATATTGGTACGGAAGTCCCCTCCCCAGGTTCCCAGGCGTCCCTCAAGGCTCTTGTC from bacterium harbors:
- a CDS encoding ABC transporter ATP-binding protein, which codes for MKEKDPAFVKFRGIVKRFGEVTAVDNVDIDIAEGSLVTLLGPSGCGKTTLLRMIAGLETPTEGDIYINGKRINDVPIHKRNLGMIFQNYALFPHKSIFDNVAFGLKYRGVSKEEMRERVYKALELVRLPGVEKRMPSQLSGGQQQRIALARAIVIEPDVLLMDEPLSALDENLREDMRREIDNLQQDIGVTTIFVTHDQREALSMSDKIIVLNQGVKQQEGAPEEVYNSFTNHFVADFLGHPNFIPVVVDRAMDGFMQVHLASGETFLASPAIDFDRGDNAEVVVRAQQLKIGLKSEFGEQEENMNYLFGEVRDRSYMGGEVSYYVELHDGSMLHVIVLARRVPLKRGEEVYIRMNPADCRLIKS
- a CDS encoding extracellular solute-binding protein is translated as MKDKMKKNLDQMYECYQEGKLSRRDFVKYLGIAGAAVGIVGGPFGLAKNAFARDSITVHSWGGTTSKALRQYAFDPFTKATGTKVIDATFTGMDAFLTQVKASFPPGGEFNIAHLSAVYDYLRYKDLGFNSVLDERKIPNLKNVMPVMIDTLRNITDGKLSAVPYDIGQTGIAYNLDKISKEKAEKLGASLLWDKSLEGRLGTWGGDFRTNMWYAALHTGQSPNNITNVNDVWDALEEQRGLMKKYWASGSELMSLLANGEIDATVAWSGRVAALQQQGHNIGYLAPNNTYSWMEYMYVIKGSDMELAQKLLNFMLEPNAAIAVAKGQNYPPSLDPTKIEMPDEIKKLPAFDPTGTLKGFLFADPVYWNSKQLEWGEKWDRIKAGA